The Saprospiraceae bacterium genome includes a window with the following:
- a CDS encoding VCBS repeat-containing protein, producing the protein MLTTTSCKQQAKEDPVLFTNLTTEITGIDFENTVRNSPKFNIFSYRNFYNGGGVAIGDVNNDGLQDIFFTSNMGENKLYINEGNWKFKDVTETAGIADVNKWSTGVSMIDLNNDGYLDIYVCNAGYREGSDARNSLYMNNGDGTFTESAAKFGLDDNGYTTHAVFFDYDLDGDLDVYILNNSFIPVNTLNYSNKRELRAADWPVKDFLKGGGDKLLQNNDGYFTDVSEKAGIYGSLIGFGLGVTVGDVNGDYLPDIYVSNDFFERDYLYINQGNGTFSEELEDRMGHVSLSSMGADMADLNNDGAPEIFVTDMLPNDEFRLKTTSTFDNINVHNLKIKNGFYNQYMQNTLQVNSGKGKFRETAFYSGVSASDWSWGALMFDADQDMLSDIFVCNGIYHEVIDQDFIDFFANDIIQKMVLTGEKEQLDSVLNRMPSKPIQNMAFRNKGDLRFETVSDLWGLREKTFSNGAAYGDLDNDGDLDLIINNVNQPASLYRNNSESMNKHHFIGMTLKAEKPNIDAIGSIVELYIGETILRREHIPNRGFQSSMDMRINFGLGDQNIIDSIRIIWPDKSYSLILKPETDRYHIYNKSEIENLIHKQSDNTIPLFTEQESNFEDHLENEYIDFYYERNIPQMLSKEGPKSAIADLNKDGYDDIYICGAKGQAGQLYFGSAKGFIKRNVAVFEKFKDWEDTEALFFDANGDGHMDLFVGSGGNQAPPTASEMQDRLYINNGKNDFEIDYQALPANGMNTSKALAIDFDQDGDLDLFVASRSYPGEYGVNPRNFLYENIGNGKYREILISGKSELAYAGMITDAVWVDIEGAKSQELLVVGEWMTPRLFRYNGVTFVEVNTSLKEYHGFWQSVYPVDIDNDGDLDLILGNSGCNGYLHDQSKLPLKLFVNDFDGNGMPEKILSRTVEGRDMPVMMKREMVDQLNILKKKNLKYKDYAEKDIFQLLGKSVENAEIKTVTHLKSYVAVNEGNGQFTMKELPMDVQLSNVRSIASNDINNDGYSDLILVGNENGFQPQFGQADCNNGIVLINDKKGNFTAVNNHNSGIFIKGVSRQINMLKKKDEQIYVVLRNNDKPYLFKNK; encoded by the coding sequence ATGCTTACTACAACATCTTGTAAGCAACAGGCAAAAGAGGATCCTGTATTGTTTACGAATTTAACGACAGAAATTACGGGAATTGATTTTGAGAATACTGTCAGAAACTCCCCGAAATTTAATATTTTCAGTTATCGCAATTTTTATAATGGTGGAGGGGTGGCTATAGGAGATGTTAACAATGACGGACTTCAGGATATCTTTTTTACTTCCAATATGGGAGAGAATAAGTTGTACATCAACGAAGGGAACTGGAAGTTTAAGGATGTAACTGAGACAGCGGGTATAGCAGATGTAAATAAGTGGAGTACCGGGGTTTCAATGATTGATTTAAATAATGATGGTTATCTTGATATCTACGTCTGCAATGCCGGTTACAGAGAAGGCAGTGACGCAAGAAATTCCCTTTATATGAATAACGGGGATGGAACTTTTACGGAATCAGCAGCAAAGTTTGGGCTAGATGACAACGGATATACAACCCATGCCGTTTTTTTTGACTATGATCTGGATGGAGATCTGGATGTCTATATACTTAATAATTCTTTTATTCCTGTCAATACCTTAAATTATTCCAATAAACGCGAACTCAGAGCTGCAGACTGGCCGGTTAAGGATTTTCTGAAGGGGGGTGGTGATAAATTACTTCAGAATAATGATGGGTATTTTACAGATGTCAGTGAAAAAGCAGGTATCTATGGAAGTCTTATAGGCTTTGGACTGGGTGTGACAGTAGGAGATGTAAATGGTGATTATTTGCCGGATATATATGTATCCAATGATTTTTTTGAAAGGGACTACCTTTATATCAATCAGGGAAATGGAACATTTAGCGAAGAGCTCGAAGACAGAATGGGCCATGTAAGTCTTTCATCTATGGGCGCGGACATGGCAGATCTGAATAATGACGGAGCTCCCGAAATATTTGTGACGGATATGTTGCCCAATGACGAATTCAGACTGAAAACCACTTCCACTTTTGACAATATAAATGTGCACAACCTGAAGATAAAAAACGGATTTTATAATCAGTATATGCAAAATACGCTTCAGGTAAATAGCGGGAAAGGAAAGTTCAGGGAAACTGCTTTTTATAGTGGAGTTTCGGCTTCAGATTGGAGTTGGGGAGCTTTGATGTTTGACGCTGATCAGGATATGTTATCAGATATCTTTGTGTGTAATGGAATTTATCATGAAGTGATAGATCAGGATTTTATTGACTTTTTTGCAAATGACATTATTCAGAAAATGGTGTTGACGGGAGAAAAAGAACAGTTGGATTCAGTACTCAACCGAATGCCATCAAAACCGATTCAGAATATGGCTTTCAGGAATAAGGGTGATCTCAGATTTGAAACTGTTTCTGATTTGTGGGGACTGCGTGAAAAGACATTTTCAAATGGAGCAGCTTACGGAGATCTGGATAATGACGGAGACCTGGACCTGATTATAAATAATGTAAATCAACCGGCCTCTTTGTACAGAAACAATTCAGAATCAATGAATAAGCATCATTTTATCGGAATGACTTTGAAAGCTGAAAAGCCCAACATAGATGCTATTGGATCCATTGTAGAACTTTATATAGGAGAAACCATCCTCAGAAGGGAACACATTCCAAACAGAGGATTTCAGTCATCCATGGATATGCGTATTAATTTTGGTTTGGGAGATCAAAATATCATTGACTCTATACGGATAATCTGGCCGGACAAAAGTTATTCATTGATATTGAAGCCTGAAACAGACCGGTATCATATTTACAATAAATCAGAAATTGAAAACCTGATTCATAAGCAGTCAGACAATACCATTCCTTTATTTACTGAACAGGAATCCAATTTTGAAGACCATCTTGAAAACGAGTATATTGACTTTTATTACGAAAGAAATATTCCTCAGATGTTGTCAAAGGAAGGCCCGAAATCCGCAATTGCAGACCTGAATAAGGATGGGTATGATGATATTTATATCTGTGGTGCAAAAGGACAGGCAGGTCAATTATATTTTGGTTCGGCAAAAGGATTTATAAAAAGAAATGTAGCGGTTTTTGAAAAATTTAAAGATTGGGAAGATACAGAAGCTTTATTTTTTGATGCTAATGGGGACGGACATATGGATTTATTTGTGGGTTCCGGGGGTAATCAGGCTCCACCGACGGCAAGTGAAATGCAGGATCGGTTGTATATCAATAATGGTAAAAATGATTTTGAAATTGATTATCAGGCGTTGCCAGCCAATGGGATGAACACTTCCAAAGCGTTGGCAATTGACTTTGACCAGGATGGTGATTTGGATCTGTTTGTTGCATCCCGTTCATATCCCGGAGAATATGGCGTCAATCCAAGAAATTTTCTTTATGAAAATATAGGAAATGGAAAATACAGAGAAATTTTGATATCCGGAAAATCAGAACTTGCATATGCCGGTATGATTACAGATGCTGTTTGGGTGGACATTGAAGGTGCAAAAAGTCAGGAATTGCTGGTGGTGGGAGAATGGATGACACCACGACTTTTCAGATATAACGGCGTCACTTTTGTGGAAGTAAATACATCTTTGAAAGAATACCACGGATTCTGGCAATCTGTTTATCCCGTAGATATTGACAATGATGGAGACCTTGACCTGATTCTGGGCAATTCAGGATGTAACGGATATTTACATGATCAATCAAAACTCCCGTTAAAGTTGTTTGTAAATGATTTTGACGGGAATGGTATGCCGGAGAAGATTTTGTCCCGCACTGTAGAAGGCAGAGATATGCCTGTCATGATGAAGCGTGAGATGGTAGATCAGCTTAATATATTGAAGAAGAAGAACTTAAAATATAAAGACTATGCAGAAAAAGATATTTTTCAGTTGCTTGGAAAATCTGTTGAGAATGCAGAGATTAAAACTGTCACTCATTTAAAATCTTATGTGGCTGTTAACGAAGGAAATGGACAATTTACAATGAAAGAACTTCCTATGGATGTACAATTATCCAATGTCAGATCAATCGCTTCAAATGATATTAACAATGATGGATATTCTGATCTTATTCTGGTGGGGAATGAAAATGGATTTCAACCCCAATTTGGTCAAGCGGATTGTAATAACGGGATAGTTTTGATAAATGACAAGAAAGGCAATTTCACCGCTGTCAATAATCATAACTCAGGGATATTTATAAAAGGAGTTTCACGACAAATCAATATGTTAAAAAAGAAAGACGAACAAATTTATGTTGTTTTAAGAAATAACGACAAACCTTATCTTTTCAAAAATAAGTAA
- a CDS encoding VCBS repeat-containing protein, with translation MSISVIRFLVLIFLFVGFCSCKKTEKPLFELLDNTSTGIDFSNDLTVDLDINIFNYLYFYNGGGVGAGDFNNDGLIDLFFTANQKDNKLYINKGNLKFDDVSTNARIINDGGWSTGVSVVDINNDGLLDIFVSQVGDLLNIKGRNQFFVCTGILEDGTPVYEDKAREMGLDSTGLSTQAVFFDYDMDGDLDMFQLNHSTHKNNTFGQRKSFEGTTHELSGDRLYRNDEGKFVDVSEGSGINRSSIGYGLGVVVSDINMDGLPDLYIGNDFHENDYYYINNGDGTFSDKLTEQMMHTSRFSMGVDAADINNDGYPDVISLDMLPEDPFILKKSEGEDALDIFNFKLGYGYNHQYAKNALQINNRNGTFSDVATYAGVHATDWSWAALLADFDNDGFKDIFVSNGIPKRMNDIDYINFMVQSEVQWKIRTENMEKADLDLIHKLPEIKLYNKFYRNQGALNFEDLEGVIKNNKLSYSNGAIAVDLDNDGDLDIVTNNIDEKAFVYENKSCNRTICDNRGLTINLIGPEKNINAVSAKLLIFLDNEIRSYEKQGVRGFLSSAETPLVIAASGLEKADSIVLVWPDNTYEKISLNSDMTTYRFEYKKGLPLFDFKSLIPEKKITVSLTDLSEKIQCTFVHQENPFVEFNREILIPHAVSNEGPAIAVGDVNGDGLEDIYFGNAKWKESELWFQNADGTFYRSKQEAISLDSTYEDVDAVFIDVDNDGDLDLLVASGGNEYSNNSEYLLSRLYLNDGKGSFTTAKGAFKDIYSTASCILPFDFNNDGFVDLFLGSRAVPWKYGEIPKSYFLQNNGKGQFTDVTDQINAEKGMLGFVTDGKWADMDGDGLSDLVVSLEWDAVSVLYNKGGKFEKKAIGSEKGWWNFIELADLDNDGDLDIIAGNLGLNSRLKASTKEPVSMYYADFDKNDTKEQVLTYYVKGKEIPFANLMELTKQIPPLKKKFLKAEDFAKADLMDIFPKDILSKADKFTANHFETSIYLNDGKGNFTRQTLPIKAQLSSFKSAVVRDINGDKLPDIILGGNFYENNVQMGRYDADYGCVLLNKGNGTFEYTPHNGIQIKGQVRTIRSVSIQKNEYLIFGRNNEKPLFIEVFHKSD, from the coding sequence ATGAGTATCAGCGTGATCAGATTTTTAGTTTTGATATTTTTGTTTGTTGGGTTCTGTTCTTGTAAGAAGACAGAAAAGCCATTGTTTGAATTATTGGATAATACATCTACCGGCATCGATTTTTCCAATGATCTGACAGTAGATCTGGATATTAATATTTTCAATTATCTCTATTTTTATAATGGCGGAGGTGTCGGTGCGGGTGATTTTAATAATGATGGATTGATAGATTTGTTTTTTACAGCAAACCAAAAGGACAATAAACTCTATATCAATAAAGGCAATTTAAAGTTTGATGATGTTTCAACCAATGCCCGCATAATTAATGATGGAGGTTGGTCCACCGGAGTCAGTGTAGTGGATATAAATAATGATGGACTATTGGATATTTTTGTCAGTCAGGTAGGCGATCTTCTCAATATTAAAGGACGAAATCAGTTTTTTGTATGTACCGGAATTCTCGAGGATGGCACTCCTGTTTATGAAGACAAAGCCAGAGAAATGGGATTGGATTCTACCGGACTGTCCACTCAAGCTGTATTTTTTGATTATGATATGGATGGGGATCTGGATATGTTTCAGTTAAATCACTCAACACATAAAAATAACACTTTCGGACAGAGAAAGTCATTTGAAGGCACAACGCATGAATTATCCGGTGATCGTCTGTACAGAAATGACGAAGGCAAATTTGTTGATGTTTCAGAGGGTAGTGGCATTAATCGTTCTTCCATCGGTTATGGACTGGGAGTAGTAGTCAGTGATATCAATATGGATGGCTTACCGGATTTGTACATTGGAAATGATTTTCATGAAAATGATTACTATTATATCAATAACGGAGACGGAACTTTTTCTGATAAACTGACAGAACAAATGATGCATACCAGCAGGTTTTCTATGGGTGTAGATGCAGCGGATATCAACAATGATGGATATCCGGATGTGATTTCACTGGACATGCTGCCGGAAGATCCCTTTATATTAAAAAAATCGGAAGGCGAAGATGCTTTGGATATTTTCAATTTTAAATTGGGATATGGCTATAATCATCAATATGCCAAAAATGCCCTGCAGATTAATAACCGGAATGGCACGTTTAGTGATGTGGCCACTTATGCTGGTGTTCATGCGACAGATTGGTCATGGGCAGCATTACTGGCAGATTTTGATAATGACGGGTTTAAAGATATTTTTGTGTCCAATGGTATCCCGAAAAGGATGAATGATATTGACTACATCAATTTTATGGTGCAAAGCGAAGTGCAATGGAAAATCAGGACAGAAAATATGGAAAAAGCCGATCTCGACCTGATTCATAAACTTCCCGAAATAAAATTGTACAATAAATTTTACAGAAATCAGGGAGCTTTGAATTTTGAGGATCTGGAAGGTGTCATCAAAAATAATAAACTGAGCTACTCAAATGGTGCCATAGCGGTGGATCTGGATAATGACGGTGATCTGGATATTGTTACCAATAACATAGATGAAAAGGCTTTTGTATATGAAAATAAAAGTTGTAACCGGACCATTTGTGATAATAGGGGTTTGACAATAAATTTAATAGGCCCGGAAAAAAATATTAATGCTGTAAGCGCCAAACTTTTAATCTTTTTGGATAATGAAATAAGGTCTTATGAAAAACAGGGAGTGAGAGGTTTTTTGAGTAGTGCAGAAACTCCTTTGGTCATCGCTGCATCAGGATTGGAAAAAGCGGATTCGATCGTGTTGGTATGGCCGGACAATACGTATGAAAAAATATCGCTCAATTCTGATATGACAACATATCGATTTGAATATAAAAAAGGACTTCCTTTATTTGATTTCAAAAGCTTGATTCCTGAAAAAAAGATAACTGTCAGCCTCACAGATCTTAGTGAAAAAATTCAGTGTACGTTTGTACATCAGGAAAATCCGTTTGTAGAGTTTAACAGAGAGATTCTGATTCCACATGCGGTATCTAATGAAGGACCGGCTATAGCAGTAGGCGATGTAAATGGTGACGGTCTGGAAGATATTTATTTTGGAAATGCAAAATGGAAAGAATCCGAACTGTGGTTTCAGAATGCAGATGGTACTTTTTACAGGTCAAAACAGGAAGCAATTTCTTTGGACAGTACATATGAAGATGTCGATGCCGTATTTATAGATGTGGATAATGATGGTGATTTGGATTTATTGGTTGCAAGTGGTGGAAACGAATATTCAAATAATAGTGAGTATCTGTTATCAAGACTTTACCTGAATGACGGGAAAGGAAGTTTTACGACAGCGAAAGGCGCTTTCAAAGATATATATTCCACTGCTTCCTGTATTTTGCCATTTGATTTTAACAATGATGGTTTTGTAGATTTGTTTTTGGGGAGTAGGGCTGTTCCATGGAAATATGGCGAAATTCCCAAATCATACTTTTTACAGAACAATGGCAAAGGTCAATTTACTGATGTGACTGATCAGATAAATGCTGAAAAAGGAATGTTGGGTTTTGTGACAGACGGAAAATGGGCTGATATGGACGGCGATGGTTTATCAGATCTTGTCGTTTCGTTAGAGTGGGATGCTGTTTCTGTACTCTATAACAAAGGGGGAAAATTTGAAAAGAAGGCTATCGGATCTGAAAAAGGATGGTGGAATTTTATTGAATTAGCAGATTTAGACAACGATGGCGACCTTGATATAATAGCAGGAAATCTGGGTTTAAACTCCAGATTAAAAGCATCCACTAAAGAGCCCGTATCCATGTATTACGCTGATTTTGATAAGAATGACACCAAAGAACAAGTACTGACTTATTATGTAAAAGGAAAAGAAATCCCATTTGCAAACCTGATGGAACTGACCAAACAAATTCCACCATTGAAAAAGAAATTTCTCAAAGCAGAAGATTTTGCAAAAGCAGATTTAATGGACATCTTTCCAAAAGATATTTTGTCAAAAGCTGACAAATTCACAGCAAATCATTTTGAAACCAGCATATACCTGAACGATGGGAAAGGTAATTTTACCAGGCAGACATTACCAATTAAAGCACAGTTGAGTTCTTTTAAATCTGCGGTAGTAAGGGACATTAATGGTGATAAATTGCCCGACATCATACTCGGTGGAAATTTTTATGAAAATAATGTACAGATGGGAAGATATGATGCCGATTATGGTTGTGTGCTCTTGAATAAAGGGAACGGTACTTTTGAATACACTCCACATAATGGCATACAGATAAAAGGACAGGTTCGTACTATCAGGTCAGTTTCAATACAAAAAAATGAATATCTGATATTCGGAAGAAACAATGAAAAACCATTGTTTATAGAAGTGTTCCACAAGAGCGATTAG
- a CDS encoding RagB/SusD family nutrient uptake outer membrane protein: MKLNKILVLGILAASFSCTDLNEELRDTLSKEEAQKFLNENTDVNSLLRGAYDGLRLPFMDQAQFWAAQQHTSDETLGPTRGGDWDDNGVWRVLHTHSWGTDHSFLEATFNSLLEVVFTTTNILTFPVTPRQAAEARYIRAFVMFSVADAWNQVPFREPGGNLLEAPTVLTGDQAIDFVISELNAIINDLPEGPVNRANKDAARTLLMKCYLNKGTFSNRATPTFPAADMGQVVTLADQLINSGKYSLANNYFDNFAPNNDQISTENIWTGENQGGSSSGNVRSRWFCTLHYNQNPSGWNGFTTLGDFYDSFEANDNRLTADYPGMTNVGGIKAGLLFGQQFDENGTALLDRKGNPLSFTKEVAPVETGNNLEVTGIRVVKYPIDYNNGDNSDNDYVFFRYADVLLMKAEALLRTGNAGGALTIVNEIRTKRGASTLGSLSLDQLLAERGRELYWEGHRRQDLIRFGKWLQPWQGKPASGPERLVFAIPPTNLAVNPNLKQNPGY; this comes from the coding sequence ATGAAATTAAATAAAATTTTAGTATTGGGAATTTTAGCCGCAAGCTTTTCATGTACTGATCTTAATGAAGAATTAAGAGATACATTGTCAAAAGAAGAAGCTCAAAAATTTCTGAATGAAAACACAGACGTCAACTCACTTTTAAGAGGGGCATATGACGGATTAAGATTGCCTTTTATGGACCAGGCACAATTTTGGGCAGCACAACAGCATACATCGGATGAGACCTTAGGACCAACCAGAGGGGGCGATTGGGATGATAATGGTGTTTGGAGGGTACTTCACACACATTCCTGGGGAACTGATCATTCATTTCTGGAAGCAACATTCAATTCGTTATTGGAAGTTGTCTTTACAACAACTAATATTTTAACTTTTCCAGTAACACCACGACAGGCTGCAGAGGCACGATATATCAGAGCTTTTGTTATGTTTTCAGTGGCAGATGCATGGAATCAGGTACCTTTCAGAGAGCCGGGCGGAAATTTATTGGAAGCCCCCACCGTTTTAACTGGAGATCAGGCGATAGATTTCGTAATTTCTGAATTGAATGCTATCATCAATGATCTTCCTGAAGGTCCGGTTAACAGAGCTAATAAAGATGCTGCCAGAACATTATTAATGAAGTGTTACCTGAATAAAGGTACTTTTTCAAATCGTGCAACACCAACTTTTCCTGCTGCAGATATGGGCCAGGTAGTGACATTAGCAGATCAACTGATCAATAGTGGTAAATATTCATTAGCAAATAATTATTTTGACAATTTTGCTCCGAATAATGATCAGATCTCAACTGAAAATATCTGGACTGGCGAAAATCAAGGTGGATCCAGTAGTGGAAACGTTCGTTCAAGATGGTTCTGTACTCTTCACTATAATCAAAACCCAAGTGGTTGGAATGGATTTACTACATTAGGTGATTTTTATGATAGCTTTGAAGCTAATGACAATCGTTTAACTGCTGATTATCCCGGCATGACAAATGTTGGTGGTATAAAAGCCGGGCTTTTATTTGGACAGCAATTTGATGAAAATGGTACGGCATTGTTGGACAGAAAAGGAAATCCACTTTCCTTTACCAAAGAAGTTGCTCCTGTTGAAACAGGAAATAATCTTGAAGTGACAGGTATCAGGGTTGTGAAATACCCCATTGACTACAATAATGGTGATAATTCAGATAATGATTATGTCTTTTTCAGATATGCTGATGTTCTTTTAATGAAAGCAGAAGCTTTACTTCGTACAGGAAACGCAGGTGGTGCATTAACGATCGTAAATGAAATCAGAACAAAAAGAGGAGCTTCCACTTTAGGGTCTTTAAGTCTTGATCAGTTATTAGCTGAAAGAGGACGAGAATTATACTGGGAAGGTCACAGAAGACAGGATTTGATCCGATTCGGAAAATGGTTACAGCCCTGGCAAGGAAAACCTGCTTCAGGTCCGGAAAGATTGGTTTTTGCCATTCCTCCGACAAACCTTGCAGTTAATCCAAACTTAAAGCAAAATCCTGGTTATTAG
- a CDS encoding SusC/RagA family TonB-linked outer membrane protein, protein MKRFLFKSVFSLLLFAGFTVSVAAQKTVSGTVTDASNSEPLIGANVLIKGAGTGTITDIDGTYSLKVEEGSVLIFSYAGYTDQEITIGASSTINVSLSAGKLLDEVVVVGYGSVKRSDLTGSVASISAKDFNGGLVTSTDQLIQGKAAGVQILNNSGQPGGQTTIRIRGNSSIRAGNNPLFVVDGIPFSGASTKAGTDAGDLGAIPGSNPLNFINPADIESMQILKDASAAAIYGSRGANGVVLITTKRGKSGDPQIDFNASVGVSNIVKRYDVLDGDGYRQALQDYGLTTGNYGSSVNAMDEILRSGITQNHNLSISAGNQNGSYRLGFGYLNQEGIIKNSDMNRLNASLNGNYKFLKSKRLSVDVSLIASRTRENGVPVSTNAGFTGNLVAAALQWNPTSKMYNADGTPVIIPEFGNTSLNPVAILDAYNDRSQTLDIFANISPSYKINDHFTYKFSYGMNSGVGSRNSYIASFLNLQNVEGRGLAAVQEKRLTTQVLTHTLTYDNKLTDDLNLNFVAGYEYQKFDERGSGIVARDFIVEDFDYTTILQNTIPGSRNIFGYASPITELQSYFGRATFNLLDKYLLTATVRADGSSKFGSNNRTAVFPALAFAWNLHNEDFLKDGAFNSLKLRLGWGKTGNSEFPAGAALDRFRFTEQSIVQDNVGNPDLQWEATSTINAGIDFAIMDYKISGSVDYFNRNTSNLLFNFPTIQPAPAGRYWVNLPGNVINSGVELTLNADMISRENFRWNLGANVTFLSNVLENYSGPNLIYGQLFGQGISGATIHRFENGQPLHSFYLRNHVGIGDDGLSIYEDNEKLSFLGNPNPTTLLGISTTVETGKLSLNLNFNGALGQDVYNNTQNTVLPITNLGTRNVDANLLGQPVQESTANAIKSSNRYLEDGSYLKLANATLSYGLGNIGSNLRNARVYLTGQNLLVFTKYSGFDPEVNTVNDFNGIPSFGIEYIPYPSARTIILGFNFSL, encoded by the coding sequence ATGAAAAGATTTTTATTTAAATCCGTATTTTCATTGCTGTTATTTGCAGGGTTTACGGTTTCAGTTGCAGCTCAAAAGACTGTCTCCGGAACTGTAACAGATGCATCCAACAGCGAGCCGCTCATCGGAGCAAACGTACTTATTAAAGGTGCCGGAACAGGTACAATTACCGACATTGACGGAACCTACTCACTTAAAGTAGAAGAAGGAAGTGTTTTGATTTTTTCTTATGCAGGTTATACAGATCAGGAGATAACCATAGGTGCTTCTTCTACGATTAATGTATCTTTATCTGCCGGAAAATTATTGGATGAAGTTGTTGTCGTTGGGTATGGCTCTGTCAAGAGATCAGATCTTACGGGTTCAGTGGCATCCATTTCTGCAAAGGATTTTAATGGCGGTCTTGTAACATCAACTGATCAGTTGATTCAGGGGAAAGCAGCCGGTGTACAGATTCTGAACAACTCCGGACAACCAGGAGGCCAGACAACAATTCGTATCAGAGGTAATTCTTCTATTCGGGCGGGCAACAATCCTTTGTTTGTTGTTGACGGAATTCCTTTCAGTGGAGCTTCTACAAAAGCAGGAACGGATGCAGGAGATCTAGGCGCAATTCCTGGCTCAAATCCATTAAATTTTATCAACCCTGCTGATATTGAATCCATGCAGATTCTAAAAGATGCTTCTGCTGCAGCGATTTATGGATCACGAGGGGCAAACGGTGTAGTATTAATTACAACCAAAAGAGGTAAGTCGGGAGATCCACAGATAGATTTTAATGCATCTGTAGGTGTGAGTAACATTGTAAAAAGATATGATGTGTTGGATGGTGATGGTTATAGACAAGCACTTCAGGATTATGGCTTGACTACGGGAAATTATGGTTCAAGTGTCAATGCAATGGATGAAATTTTAAGATCTGGGATTACTCAAAACCATAACCTGTCCATAAGTGCCGGAAATCAGAATGGGTCATACAGACTTGGATTTGGATACCTGAATCAGGAAGGTATCATCAAAAACAGTGATATGAACCGTTTGAATGCCAGCTTAAATGGAAATTATAAGTTTTTGAAATCCAAAAGACTGTCTGTAGATGTTAGTTTAATAGCATCCAGAACCAGAGAAAATGGTGTTCCGGTTTCAACGAATGCTGGATTTACCGGAAATCTTGTTGCAGCGGCATTACAATGGAATCCTACTTCAAAAATGTACAACGCAGATGGAACTCCTGTCATCATTCCTGAATTCGGAAATACTTCTCTCAATCCTGTTGCAATTTTGGATGCTTATAACGACCGTTCACAGACGCTTGATATTTTTGCAAATATTTCTCCATCTTACAAGATAAATGACCATTTCACATACAAATTCAGTTATGGTATGAATTCAGGAGTGGGTAGCAGAAACTCCTACATTGCATCTTTTCTGAATCTTCAGAACGTTGAAGGTCGTGGATTGGCAGCAGTTCAGGAAAAGAGGTTAACCACTCAGGTTTTGACACATACCTTAACGTATGACAATAAGCTGACAGACGACTTGAACCTCAATTTTGTTGCCGGTTATGAGTACCAGAAATTTGATGAAAGGGGATCAGGAATTGTAGCAAGAGACTTTATTGTAGAAGATTTTGACTATACAACTATCCTTCAGAACACAATACCAGGTAGCAGAAACATATTTGGTTATGCATCTCCTATTACTGAGTTACAGTCCTATTTCGGTAGAGCTACATTCAATCTTTTAGACAAGTACCTTTTGACAGCAACTGTAAGAGCAGATGGATCCAGTAAGTTTGGAAGTAATAACCGAACCGCAGTATTCCCCGCTTTGGCTTTTGCATGGAACCTTCATAATGAAGATTTTCTGAAAGATGGAGCATTTAATAGCTTAAAACTTCGTTTAGGATGGGGTAAAACAGGTAACTCTGAATTTCCTGCAGGAGCAGCTTTAGACAGGTTCAGATTTACAGAACAATCTATCGTTCAGGATAATGTAGGTAACCCGGATCTTCAGTGGGAGGCTACCAGCACTATAAATGCAGGTATTGACTTTGCAATAATGGATTATAAAATAAGTGGATCAGTTGATTATTTCAATAGAAATACATCCAATCTGCTTTTTAACTTTCCTACTATTCAACCAGCACCGGCGGGGAGATACTGGGTAAATTTACCGGGTAATGTAATCAACTCAGGAGTCGAACTTACATTAAATGCAGATATGATAAGTCGGGAAAATTTTAGATGGAATCTTGGAGCCAATGTTACTTTCCTATCCAATGTACTTGAGAACTACTCTGGTCCAAATTTGATTTATGGTCAGCTGTTCGGACAAGGTATTTCAGGTGCAACGATTCACAGATTTGAAAATGGTCAGCCTTTGCACTCTTTTTATCTTAGAAATCACGTAGGTATTGGAGATGATGGTTTGAGTATCTATGAAGACAATGAAAAATTGTCATTCCTTGGAAATCCAAACCCTACCACACTTTTAGGTATTTCCACAACTGTTGAAACCGGTAAGTTGTCTTTAAATCTTAATTTTAATGGTGCATTAGGTCAGGATGTTTATAATAACACTCAGAACACTGTACTGCCTATCACAAATTTAGGCACAAGAAATGTAGATGCAAATTTATTGGGACAACCTGTTCAGGAATCGACTGCAAATGCTATTAAATCTTCCAACAGATATCTTGAAGATGGAAGTTATTTAAAACTGGCAAATGCAACATTGTCATACGGATTAGGCAATATCGGTTCAAATCTCAGAAATGCACGTGTTTATCTGACAGGTCAAAACTTACTTGTTTTCACAAAATACAGTGGATTTGATCCGGAAGTAAATACAGTTAATGATTTCAATGGTATTCCGTCTTTTGGAATAGAATATATTCCTTATCCAAGTGCAAGAACAATCATCCTTGGATTTAATTTTTCATTATAA